GAAACGATGGTGCACTCAGCTGGTGCGAGGATCTCGTCGACATGAGATTTGGGCAAGGCGCGGAGTCCTTTCCCGTGAGTGTCGAGGAAGAGACTCGGCTCAAAGAAGGAGACCTCGAGACGCTTCTCGTAGCCTTCGAAGCCGATTGCAGAGAGTGACATTGTGAGAGGAGGAGAACGAGGAGAGTTGGGAACCAGAGCTTTGACTGAAAGTAAACTGAAATTGAAAAAGCAAAGTTAAACTACGAGGACTGTCTGAACTGAATGGTACTCAGGATGGCCTCTTCGCGCACTGcaacacacaaaacaaaacaaaacaaaacagtgATTAAAGGATTGTTATTTAAGATTATTACAAAGGCTAATGTATAGAAAGGGTGACGTACGTTGGAGTAGACAGAAGATTTGAATTTCTTGATGCCACCGTTGGGACGAACGTCTTCAATGCTGTAACCGAGGGGAGCTTCGTAACATAAGGAGGAACTACTAGACGACTTTTTATTACCACCTTTCGATTCCATCATAATCTCATTCACGCTCGTGTCTCTGCATATCAATCGAATCATATGATTATCTAACAACATAGTAACACTTTTTTAATGATACAACAAATCCAGACATCTCACGAACACATTATCAGATTATTTAATCAGATCGATGTGCTGGTTTGTTATAAACTCTAAACAAACCACGATCTAATTACAAAACGAACGTCAGAGACTTAAGACTTACatgtatatatgaatatattgatCTCGATCTGGAGTTTTTCGATCTCTTCTTTGTGCGCAATCAAACGAAACCTGAAACGTAAACAAAACGCCAGATTCAATCAATCGAATCGCAAAACAAGATAGATCTCTATGAAGCTAATCAAAACCAACCTGAttcagaaaataaagaaactctaaaccctaatttgttAGCCGCTTATGATTTGGTGatgatgaaaaaagaaaatgagcTTTGTGATGAATTAGGGGAGAGCGAGTTCTTTTTATATAGGCTTAAGGTCAGATACGTTTGTGAGGCTATTAGGTCTCCGCCGAATGACGTTATTGTCCCTCTTGTTGGGCTTTTTACGAAAAGCCCCCTACTCACTTTTTGCTTTTTGTGGAAAGATTGTAGGCGGTGAGATTTGCGTGACGATTCTTGGCCACacgaattttttttgaaagaagtgcaacaaatctttttgttaatttgcTATTAATGTCAACAAATTAACTACTCGGTTTaagatttaattattaattaatactaTATAAGTTTCACAAAAtggtcaaaaaaattatataaacgatACACGCCTTGACACGTGTATTATTGAAGTAGCCACGTTCAGGGCTTTGATATTCGGGACGATTCTTGGCCACGAGAAGATCACAGGGATACATCCTGGCCACGGAAAAAATATAACAGCGGATGATTGATTTGTTAAGTTAAACAATAATATCTTATACTATAAAATTGGCTTATCTGTCCTCTCACGCGTCCACATCACTCTTTAGAGATGGGCATTCGTTGACACATGTCAGTATTTAAGTAGTCTACGTTTTTTTTCGTTTATGGGCTGCAAATGAAAAGGGCCCACTTAAAAGAAAAATCGTCGTCTCCTTGCTTACCCTAGCAGCCGTCGGATGAAACTGACATTGTAACGCCAAAGGTCATCATCCTCCTTTCTAATTAAGATTTACATTTACGATCTCAAACCCACCTCCCACTACTTAACATTGATTTCTCCGACTCTTTTCTTTTGCCATATTCTAATTTGCTCCTATAAATAGGCATCGAGAAATTGGATCACTCACCACCTCCTTCACCAGAAATCAGAGAGGTCGGGTGTGGAGTCTAGGGTCATCGTCACTATAAACATCAATTTCAAATTCGTACGAGGTCATTCTCTTCTCCCCTTCGAATGTTTAAAGCTTATTATCACACAACACCTAACTCTGCATAACCAATTTATTGTTCATTCTTTATGCCGAAAATTGCAAACcaagtcttcttctcttatttgaccaaaaaaaaaagtcttcttctcttataATATCTCATGATATGTGTTTGTTCTCAGCGGATCTTGGGATATGTAACATGAATTTATACCGCccagaaaaaaaattgacataAGATGAGAAAGAGGTCTGATCAGAGGTCAAGGAGAGGTATGCTTGTGTCCTTTTCGCATCCGTATCGAGATTTACCAACGTAATGCCATGAACAAGGTTCTGTTTCAAgtatgattaatttttattatctatttttGATTTAACATGAAAGCTGTGACTGTATTTGTTGATAAGATGTTATCTATTTTTGATTTAACATGAAAGCTGTGACTGTATTTGTTGATAAGATGATcttaaaaatttgttaaatggttaatctattaaaaaacaGAAGTAATCAGCATTACATAGAATTTTTTGTACGTATACTAGAATAAGGGtgagtgtttcaaaaaaaaaaaaagtgtttcaaaaaaaaaactagaataagGGTGGATACGAGGAATAGGattgtaaaatatattagcTTAATTGCAGAACATTTTTTTGATGCTGCTTTAAAATGAACAAACCAGAGATTATAGAAAAGTATGTGTGCCATCATGATCCATGAGTTTTGTTTGGATGATGGTTTTGATATCTTGATAAATGGAATTAGGAGAGCGAGAAATGGACATGGAGGAGGATAATCATAGATTTCTCTCTTTCCAAAAATGAGATGAAGGTTTGTATGATTGGCGCAAGGGATAGCTTTTCTTCAGCCAATCCAATACTTTCTGAAATATTAAAACTGCTCAGATGCAATGGTAGAGGAGCGAGCACATGTCGTGAGTCTCGTGACTGAAGGTGCAGCTGATGAGATCATTTACTTTAGCTTGGAGTATGATTATATATCCACTTCTGTCGTAACATGTATATGTTTGTGGAATGGATCTGAATTCTTTAAAAATCTGACCAAGatactaacttttttttttagttaaaacacGTGAAAGCTAAAGGTTAATTAGTTTACTTCAGCattgtaaataaaattcataaattccATACAATTTGCATACGCTATtgtcttaagtattattgtatTTGGTGGAGCCTCCttgatgtataaatattaatattcatATTATGAAATTAGTAGCACAAATTGTTTTGTCTTAAAATTTCATCTTTGTCTCTCTCAGGTCTGTACTGTATGAACAAAGAGGTGGGATTAGAAATAGTTAGCCATATACTGACGCAACATGCAAACTTCTTTAGGATATCCTTTCAACTTTTTCTGTTTTGATCTGATGCCTTTGTTCTGTATATAAACGTAGTCATgttgtttctctgttttaaTGTGATCCTTTTGTTCTGTCTATAAACGTAGGCATGTTGTTTTTTTGACAAAGgctttttgtcaaaaaaattccaaatacTATTTTTTGGCGTGTTAGTTTATGTTCTGTGGTTTGGAAGTTAATGGGATCAATACACATAGTCGTTTTTTATGCCTCAGTACATGAGAGAAGTAAGATTTGATCGATGATGAATTACCTGGTCTTCTTTTGTTACCATTTAAGTATACTTGGAGGCACTGCATCATCACGTCCATATTTCAACAACAAGAACCTAGAATATCGAGAGAGCATACTTGCACATTCCTCATTGAGATGCAGCTTAGATACCTTACTCAAATCGAGAGAGCGGCTTATCAACATAGGAGGTATAAGAAGCACACCATCATCACATGACAACATATATCCAAAATTTCACATTTTCTACTACAATCATTTTCCCCGCCCTTTTCATAGGCTGTCACCGGTGCTACCTTATCTGGATAGAGAGAGTTCGCAATCTAAGTGGCAGGAGAAAAGCGTGTTCGGAAAAGGTGTACTACTCTAAAGAGTACCTaaattatatcaaatattaaaaactctgtagaacaatagttttaacTCAGGTAATTGCCCAGTTTGGAGCCGAATATAAATAACAGATGTGTGTCGTCCTTTAGCTTTCACGGTTCATAGAGGGCAATAGACGTAGTGCaggtaaaacaaatatttaatttttcttttgtgtttttatcCTGGATGAGTACTAGAGAGCTTAAGCCAATGTTGTAAGAAAATCGAGTAAATATCATGTATAATAATGAAAGATAGTCTAACGAAGTAATTAATTTTGGGCAAGTTTGCTATCATCTGTGATTATTGGTATCATGCATTAAAGTTTATAGTTTCAAAGcaatgtattaaaatatatatacatgaattatttaaaacaataattaacaaaataatatatacctATCTTTGTTGTTTACTGCTGCTCTACTCAGGAAAAATCAGAGAGGGAAAAATGTTGCTTGACACACTTGACTGGGAACACACACTATGTCACTATCTACATCTGTCATTGCTGAAaaaggtttaaaaacaaaatcagtGTTTACAGTATTCTTTTAGAAGACAACTATTTAAACAACATGGCGAGACTCAAACCCATACGAAGCTGCGACTTCCAAAACATGAATCATCTATGCAAGAATTGCTGCTACCTTTTAAGATTGGAGAAATTTATCCAATACATAGTTCATAGATAGAAAACaatgttattgtttttttttcttttgtggggtttttaaaaaaaattcttacctATACCAATTTAAAATGATTACTACTCTCCTATGAATAAAATTCCTACATTCAAAATTCCTTAGAATGAGAAACACTATAATACAACAACATCTATTATTCTAAATATACGAACCATGACATGATTTGTAGACCCAAAACAGACACATTCATTATACTTATTCTCGCTCCCGACCATAGACATTTCAACACTTAAATGTACAACTATATTtactatgaagaagcaatcaacTACACTAAACTACAGACACTATTAACTACCACACACAAGAACACAACAATTTGAACTCTTCCGCAAATAAAACATTCGAACCCGGCGCgcagcgccggaataccactagtttGATTTAATTTAGAGATTAGTTAGCGTTTTAGATCTGAACCACACAAACTGGGTTGACAAAGAGAGAAATGTATCGGCCAATTATATGACGACACGTGTAATATTCGAGATGACACGTGTCGTGTCTGAGACAAAACGTTCAGATTTCGATACTCACGAGAAAGAGACAGGTGCGAAGAACGTGAGCTGTTTACGTTCTTGTTGGGCCCAGAGAATCTAATTCTCTGCTAGTAGAACCCTCTTTTCGGTCTCTTGGCAATGACCAAAATGGCCCTGTCACCATCGTCGTCGCGTAGGTCAAAAGCGAGGtggaaaagtaaaaaaagtaaCCAATAAATACGTGCTTTTCAATCAGAACTCGCCAAGGATTAAACAAAATGAGAAACACAGGGTTAGTGTGCCAAAATTAAAGCACTCTCTCATATTcactttaataaattaatttgtaagCGAACACTTTTGAAAGGTTGTTCAACTAACTAGCGTTTTTGGTAGAAATAACTGATTTTTATCAAGAGTTAGTGGAATCTCTATGTTTGGTGAAGTGTGTGTTGTCGTGTATTACTATTAGTCTGTTACCTACAATACATTCATGAATACAAGTATAAAGCTATCATGTACTGTAAACAATGCTGCTTTCCAAATTATAACTTGAAAGCTCTGTAGGTAATTGTGTTGTGTACCCTTCGACATTTCTTTCATATAGTTTCTCTTATCCATTAGCTCGAGTTATTTCAAAACCATTTGAGTATTAGTACCATTTACTGTATTATCTTAAACTTAGGGGATCATTACTGAGAGACCATTGATGCCAATGGTTTTCAACTGTACCTACATATATAGTGTTGTTTCGTACTTGTAAAACTAGTAGtacaaataacaataaaaaacagAGATAATTTAGGTCATTGATAAGATATTAATGATCTTCAAGGTCTTCTGTGGATCTCTAAGAGATCCGAGTTCGAGTCCACTGTCAACTCAGATAAACACGGCCCACACGCCGAAGCTTCTCATATTCTTTCTCTGGGAAAAGGTTCActccttttttttaatgatcTTCAAGCGAGTATTTGATTTCCCAGGTGTGATGACTGATGAAGAAGCTGCAACTCACTGAACAAATCACTAGAagttttccaaattttttaacATGTTTAAGATCTCTAGAAATTTGTGATGATTCAAGGGTTCTTCCCTTTCCTCCAAAATAATAAGCACCTGGTGTTTCTTGTACAAGTTGTAAGAAAAAAGATTTGGGATATCAAGACAGCGATGAAAACAGTTTCAATTCATATATAAAGcttttagagaaaaaatttctaaacaggCTGAGCTAAAGCTGCATCTAAAGCTCCGCATTCAACAAGCAAAACTCACAAGTGAAAACATAATCTTTGAATCAGTGAGGTAAGTGACACATTAGGACATCAAATGAGTAATATAGGAAGTATGCAGACAAAGAGATGGTGTGAATTCTGTGATGAGAAGCCAAACTGAAATTAGACATCTCAATTAGGGTCGAAGACCGCAGCCCGAACCTGTCCAGCTTTAAAAATTACCAGGCTTGGGCTTAGTTTTATAAGCCCAAAAAATTAGGCATTTCGGGCTAAGCTCGTTTGGGCTTTGGGTATTTTGGGCCTAAGCCCGTTTAGGCTAGGATCcggcccgaaaacccgaaattgtATACATTAGCTTAAATATTATCGTTATTGCAATCAAAACCATTATTAGtgtcacattttaaattttgcaaatgTACATTCTTCTTTTATgtacaacattttttttcaaaatacaaagTATGAAACGTTCgaccatgtttatcataaattttattctcttatatatttagttttaatttatattttattatttaaatcttattaaatttggcttgtttataatatatttttaaagcatacgaaaagtaaaacatttttgacaaagaataaagttttaaactcactttatattttaaaataaaaaaaattgaaattattttaatgaaaattcacatgtattaaaacaatagaaGTGAtaatgacaaattatttttagaaaacccCAAAAAAACTCGAGAAACCCTAGAGCCCTATAAGGACCGGACTTTGAATTCTATGCCCAAAATATTTCTGGACCGAACTTAAATATTTACGAGCTTAACGGGTTTGGACCGGGCCGGACCGGACCGGCCCGAATTGACACCCCTAACTTAAATCATGTAGAATTTCTCTTAGTTTCTGTTTTGTCATTACATTTGGACTTTGAGAATATACAATACATTGTGACTTAGACATTACAGAAgcatgttaaaaaaaacaattatgccaaaaaagaaagaagaaactaTAAAGTTGATTTTCTTGGAATCCAAACTTATTTTTACAGAAGAAAGGAAATTACTATGCTTTCTTCACACATGAGGGGCAATAAAAAGAATGAGAGATAAATAAATCCATAATTAACAGACCCTGGGGCTCCAAGCTCCAAGTTTATCAAACACTAAAGTTGAACCGGTTTGGCCGTTTAAACCGGTTTAGCTACGGCCTTCTCACGATCCTGTTTCATTTCTTCCAAAGCATGCATGAGTTCCTCAAATGGAAATTTTACCAAATCATCATGGCAACGCTTCAACAATTCTAAAGCGACTTTGAACACAATGTTAATACCCTAtaccaacaaaagaaaaacaaagaaaggaTGCAAAACATGAGAAATGAAAGAAACATTTGAGACTATGTAAGATGTTTGATATTTGATTAAACTCGGCTAGTAACATTTGAGACGGTTATGATTTATGAACCACTTACTTGCATACATACTCGGATTAATCATAGTTTGAGTGAAATATTCTCCTAGTTTCGGCATTAGCTCTCTTACCAACTGATAAAAATGTAACAGATATTGCTGTAAAAGAGGAAGCCATGCCTAATATCAAATAGATCATTAATGTAAAACTGTAACAGATATTATTATATCATAACTTCGGAGAGAAGCATTTGACAAAGAACTAATCGCTAATGTTGAAGACTCTAATCAGAACAAAAGAATAAAGAGTCTCCACAGGATAGCTGACAGAGAATTTGAGCCTCattaagaattttattatttgacttTTAAGTATGTTCTTACCATCCTATAATCATTAAATCAGCTCTATCACTTTCAGATTAGCGCAATTAAAAAGGCAGTAGCTATGATATTATCGGTATCTTCTAGCGTAAAGAGAGCCTCACCTGGTAGTCTGGTAAAATCTTTCCATTGGGGAGTGGAGTGAACAGCTGCTTTAAGTAATGCAACTTCGCTCATATAAAAAAGCAACAGACCGGCTACGAAACCCATTCCCTGCGATTTGTTTAGAACCATGACCTTTTAGTACCATACTGGGGAAATAAgaacaaaggaaaaaaatatttggatagacCTGAACGTGTCCGACATCTCTGTCATGCATCTCTGAAAGAAAACATATGATGGGAAAGTACGGGAATGATATCGAGTTCTGATGCTAAAGTCTCATAAATAACAATTGCTACAACTGGATTTTTCAAGTTTCAAGCTTCCTTGCCATTAACCAATGAATAATTATCAGTTTAAAAAGTTTCATCTATTAACTGAATTTTTCAAGTTTTATATGTCTACAGTTAATTATGTAAGAGCATAATTATTGCGGGGTTCTTAAGGTGAGattcttaacggaatataagaactcgtctcttaacttttaattaaaaaagctaagaaccggttcttaaataagagttttaagagtcggttcttagcttttttagttaaaaattaagagacgggttcttatattccgctgaGAACCCCACCTTAAGAAccctccaataatcatgctctaaactACTTTGTTTGTAAAATCATATTGTGTAAAACCTTATTTTCTCTGGTAGACAAAAACAGAGACCTATATGCATTACAGTGGTTATAAGATAACTTCTAAGAAATTCAAACCAGTAATGCATTTTTTACAAGCATGGAATCTAGTTCTTGCCATAGGAGTCTATCAGAACGAAGGAACAACTCCATATCATGTGTCAAACATTGCCATTGTGGAGAAAGCTTGGTCTGCATCAACTTCATTCCTCTTTGCAAACCGGCCTTTGATCCTTGGTCTTTTCTCTGCATACTTTTTCCTTGAAGCATACCTTATCCTCTTCTCAAActtccttgtcttcttcttctctctgtaTCTCATGACCCTAGTAGCCTTTCTATCCATTGGACTCAGCATCTGAGTTGACTCTGTTGTCTCTGTAGGCGATCGAGGGTGTGATACTGTTGTGTCACTCGTTGTTGACTCTGGCACAAGACTTACCATGTGACTTGATGGCTTTTCACAAATCACAACTGTCTACGATTGTGGCGTTCCAGCTTCCACGTCACGTGTCTGCGGACAAAATACACTAACAAAGATGTTGATATTCTTACCAGCATTTTGGATAAATACAGTTGTCTTTTGTAATCTAATGATCCtactttttataagaaaatattattcccttaacaaaaaaaaaactcgtagCATTTTCAAAaccttataatatatatatatataccctaTTGGCAGCAACTCTAAACAATAACAGAAGGTTGATATGATCGCATCAACAGCAACAACGTTATGAACCTTATCTAAAGAATGGTGATCTAGTGGCTTGGCGTCCCCGTTGGTATTTACAAACCTTTATTGTTCATCTTCTTTTCGGCCATTCATAAaagataattcttttttttcaactataaaaagataattctatataaatgaataatgattttttaaaagcaAACTAATGTTTTTTACCTTGTGGTTAAAGTAATAGCGACTAACCAAAAGCTAGTAACATTTACAGAACGGCCttatacatgtatatatctAACAGAAGGATGATATGATCGCCTCAACAGCAATAACGTTATGAACCTTATCCAAAGAATGGTGATCTGGTGGCTTGGCGTCCTCATTGGTATTTACAAACCTTTATTGTTCATCTTCTTTCGGCCatttataaaagataataattctatataaatgaaagaacagatttttaaaagtaatCTAATGTTTCTTACCTTGTGGTTAAAGTAATAGCCACTAAACAAAATCAATCCCCATGGCTGCTGAAACAAACTCATGTATGTTTAGCCGACGACTCCCAATTATACTTAACTTGTTTGTCAAACAGTCGGAAAGTATGACATGAAATTcacaaatatatgatttaagaTTATTATCTTGTGGCACCTACAAAGGAATCAAATCAACAAAGATTAAAACATATCacttaaagaaaaagaagatgcctatctaaatatcatttaaacGTCCAAATTGCCGACAAAAACGTCCAAATTACAGAATAGTCATCACCATTGTGAATATTAATCTTTTTGATTGAGTACTTTAATTTTTGTGCAAGTTATTTTGCAATAATCATAACTCATAATTTAGATGTGACACCTACTcgttttttttgtaagaaaaaaaattcacaaattgTTCATGATTAAATAATTCACAACATATAAACAAACTGGCCACAAGTCTGAGATAATCTTGATTTGTTTTCTTCCTCAAAATCTATCTTCCTTCTCTCCCTAGCTTCCCTACAATGGAGCTTCTACACTCTGCAGCCATTCCAAGCAAACAAAAGCTACTCATTGTAGTGACCATTTCCATCTCTCTCTTCACCATCATCCCTCTTCTCTACCCTTTTGTTGAAGACCCTAACTTCTTCTTCAAGCAACAACATCCAAGTCAAACAAGCATCGTCAAGCTACAAGACAGTGTTGCAGCCACACACAAAAGCTGCGACATATTCTCGGGAGAGTGGGTTCCTAACCCTGAGGCACCTTACTACACGAACACCACGTGCTGGGCGATACACGAACACCAAAACTGCATGAGGTTCGGAAGACCCGACACAGATTTCATCAAGTGGAAATGGAAACCCCACGGGTGTGAAGATGACTTGCCGGTTTTTGACCCGCTTCGGTTTCTTGAGACCGTGAGAGGTAAAACCATGGCGTTTGTTGGTGACTCTGTTAGCAGAAACCACATGCAGTCTTTGATCTGCCTTCTCTCTCAGGTAACACAATCTCACAATCTTTTCTAACTGTTATATTTCGTTTTAGTGAATAATTAGTTCATAACTCAACagaaatttatttgtttgtaaataTTGCTTAATTTAGGATATAAACCTTTTTTACATCATTTTGaatttagttatacatttaGTCTGCTCTCAGTTAGAATAGTGATTTAACTTAGTGATTTTACGAAAATAAGAAAGTTGATACATATATGCCATATATGACGTAAACTGATCGGATTCTAGCTTATTTTGTCACTAAACCCTTTGTAGACGGTTTTAAATTCAATGTCCAAAAGCATATAAATCACTAAATCACAATTTAGTACTCAAtgcagcaaataaaaatcatttaacTACGCTTGACGTCGAAGTAACATTCTAATCGATAAACTAGAATCATTAGATCAtatgtatagtttaattattAGTCGAAGTTACACTTTTGATAAAGTAGTATAAACGAAGTGAGATGTGCATCATTACTGTGATCATTTACCATTATATAAAGaagtttgtgtgtgtgtatatacaTACATTTTACATGTATGTTATTTACCTAAGCTTGATAAAATCATATAACCActcaattattaatatttaaaataaaaagattggtTCACCTGTACCACAATGATTGAAACGATGTTTTCCTACGCTGGAAAAGTAATAATGAAACATCAATGGGCAGTTTGTCCAGtgatataatatgttttaatcaaATAGTTTACTTTTCCTTTGCATAAAATTAGTTACTTGTGTGTAAAGATTCTTGCTAAAAAAAAGGAAGATTCTTGCTAAAAAAAAAGTAGACTTGACATTGACATTTCCACAGAGTCCATGGGTCATCTTAGCTAATTAACAAACTGAATAATTAATTTGCATAAACAATATTAAACAGTGAAGTATGGTCCAGCCTTTTTGTTATAATTCGATTTGTTTCTTTGTACATTGGAAATCGAATCTTAACTTATTGGTTTCGTTCTCAGTTTTTCAAGACTAAAGTAGAATTAACATTTTCAGGTTGAATATCCAGTCGATGCTTCAGTTAACACTAGCGATTATTTCAAACGATGGACATACGAGACATACAATTTCACCATCGCTCCATTTTGGTCAACACACTTGGTAAAGTCCACAGAACCAGAGCCGGGCAAGACAGAGCATAGTGTTTTTGATCTATACCTTGATGAAGCAGACGAGCGTTGGACAGCAGAGATAGGAGACTTCGACTACGTGATCATCTCCTCAGGCCACTGGCATTACCGGCCATCGGTCTACTACGAGAACAATACCATCATTGGTTGCCGTTATTGCCAGTTACCAAACATAAGCGACTTCTCGATGTTTTACGGGTACAGAAAAGCGTTTAGAACAGCGTTTAAAGCGATCTTGGACTCTGAGACATTCGAGGGCGTTA
This genomic stretch from Brassica napus cultivar Da-Ae chromosome C9, Da-Ae, whole genome shotgun sequence harbors:
- the LOC106424760 gene encoding protein trichome birefringence-like 19, with protein sequence MELLHSAAIPSKQKLLIVVTISISLFTIIPLLYPFVEDPNFFFKQQHPSQTSIVKLQDSVAATHKSCDIFSGEWVPNPEAPYYTNTTCWAIHEHQNCMRFGRPDTDFIKWKWKPHGCEDDLPVFDPLRFLETVRGKTMAFVGDSVSRNHMQSLICLLSQVEYPVDASVNTSDYFKRWTYETYNFTIAPFWSTHLVKSTEPEPGKTEHSVFDLYLDEADERWTAEIGDFDYVIISSGHWHYRPSVYYENNTIIGCRYCQLPNISDFSMFYGYRKAFRTAFKAILDSETFEGVMYLRTFAPSHFEGGLWNEGGNCLRKGPYQRNETQDDVTMKLHKIQVEEFERAEVEAKRKGKRFRLLDTTQAMWLRPDGHPSRYGHLPEANVSLYNDCVHWCLPGPIDNLNDFLLAMIKREEEKGLLAQVRKMMS